Proteins encoded together in one Nitrospirota bacterium window:
- the acs gene encoding acetate--CoA ligase, whose translation MAEKGIEVFMAEQRLFAPPDWFSQKAHVSSMQQYEDLYRRSVEDPEGFWAEMADRYITWYRKWDKVLEYDFEKPEMKWFRGGTLNACYNCIDRHLDSDRRNKAALIWEADDGTYKTYTYQQLWYEVNRFAGVLKKHGVRKGDRVTIYLPMIPELAIAMLACARIGAIHSIVFGGFSSTSLRDRINDCQASMVITADWGIRGGRRVPLKTNADAALEESPTVQKVIVVRRSSGDVPMENGRDLWWHEEMAAKDLPLRVEPEQMEAEDPLFILYTSGSTGKPKGVLHTTGGYTLFTNLTFRWIFDYHDEDIFFCTADIGWITGHSYIVYGPLSAGATSLMFEGVPTYPDPGRFWDICDKHQVNTIYTAPTVIRALMREGPQWAEKYDLSSLRLLGTVGEPINPEAWMWYHTHVGKGKLPIVDTWWQTETGGILITPLPGAMTLKPGSANRPFPGVVPKVLKEDGSEASANEGGYLVIEKPWPGMIRGTYGDPENKRVKEVYFSRFPGTYFTGDGARVDDDGDYWLMGRIDDVINVSGHRIGTAEVESALVSHEAVAEAAVVGYPHEIKGEGIYVYVTLKEGVEPTDELVKTLRGHVRSVIGPIATPDKMQFAPGLPKTRSGKIMRRILRKIARGDEDLGDTSTLADPSVVKSLLHGRL comes from the coding sequence ATGGCTGAAAAGGGCATTGAAGTCTTCATGGCGGAGCAGAGGCTGTTTGCGCCGCCGGACTGGTTTTCCCAAAAGGCCCACGTCTCGAGCATGCAGCAGTACGAGGACCTCTACAGGCGCTCCGTCGAGGACCCCGAAGGGTTCTGGGCCGAGATGGCCGACAGATACATCACCTGGTACAGGAAGTGGGACAAGGTTCTTGAATACGACTTCGAGAAGCCCGAGATGAAGTGGTTTCGGGGCGGCACGCTCAACGCCTGCTACAACTGCATCGACCGCCACCTGGATAGCGACCGCAGAAACAAGGCGGCCCTCATCTGGGAGGCCGACGACGGCACGTACAAGACCTATACCTACCAGCAGCTCTGGTACGAGGTCAACAGGTTCGCGGGCGTACTCAAAAAGCACGGGGTCAGGAAGGGCGACCGCGTGACCATCTACCTGCCCATGATTCCGGAGCTTGCCATCGCCATGCTGGCCTGCGCCCGGATAGGGGCCATTCACAGCATCGTCTTCGGCGGCTTCTCCTCCACCTCCCTGAGGGACCGCATCAACGACTGCCAGGCCTCCATGGTCATCACGGCGGACTGGGGCATCCGCGGCGGCCGCAGGGTTCCTCTGAAGACCAACGCCGACGCCGCCCTGGAGGAAAGCCCCACGGTGCAGAAGGTCATCGTGGTCAGGCGAAGCAGCGGGGACGTGCCCATGGAAAATGGCAGGGACCTGTGGTGGCACGAGGAGATGGCGGCCAAGGACCTGCCCCTGCGCGTGGAGCCGGAGCAGATGGAGGCGGAGGACCCCCTGTTCATCCTCTATACGTCGGGCTCCACGGGCAAGCCCAAGGGCGTGCTGCACACCACCGGTGGATACACTCTCTTTACCAACCTCACCTTCCGGTGGATATTCGACTACCACGACGAGGACATATTCTTCTGCACCGCCGACATCGGGTGGATTACGGGCCACAGCTACATCGTCTACGGCCCCCTGTCGGCGGGGGCCACGAGCCTCATGTTCGAGGGCGTGCCCACCTACCCGGACCCCGGAAGGTTCTGGGACATCTGCGACAAGCACCAGGTCAACACCATCTACACGGCCCCCACGGTCATCCGGGCCCTGATGCGCGAAGGCCCGCAGTGGGCGGAGAAGTACGACCTGTCCTCCCTCAGGCTCCTGGGGACGGTGGGCGAGCCCATCAACCCCGAGGCCTGGATGTGGTACCACACCCACGTGGGCAAGGGGAAACTGCCCATCGTGGACACGTGGTGGCAGACGGAGACCGGGGGCATCCTGATAACCCCCCTGCCGGGGGCCATGACGCTGAAGCCCGGCTCGGCCAACCGGCCTTTCCCCGGCGTGGTGCCCAAGGTTCTCAAGGAGGACGGCTCGGAGGCTTCCGCCAACGAGGGCGGCTACCTGGTCATAGAGAAGCCCTGGCCGGGAATGATCCGGGGGACCTACGGCGACCCCGAGAACAAGCGGGTCAAGGAGGTCTACTTCAGCCGCTTCCCGGGCACGTACTTCACCGGCGACGGCGCCCGCGTCGACGATGACGGCGATTACTGGCTCATGGGCCGCATCGACGACGTCATCAACGTCTCGGGCCACCGCATCGGCACCGCCGAGGTGGAAAGCGCCCTGGTGAGCCACGAGGCCGTGGCCGAGGCCGCCGTGGTGGGCTACCCCCACGAGATAAAGGGCGAGGGCATCTACGTCTACGTCACCCTGAAGGAGGGCGTGGAGCCCACCGACGAGCTGGTCAAGACCCTCAGGGGCCACGTCCGCTCGGTCATCGGCCCCATCGCCACCCCCGACAAGATGCAGTTCGCCCCGGGACTGCCCAAGACCCGGAGCGGCAAGATCATGCGCCGCATCCTCCGCAAGATTGCCCGCGGGGATGAGGACCTGGGGGACACCTCCACCCTGGCCGACCCCTCCGTGGTGAAGAGCCTGCTTCACGGGCGGCTCTAG
- a CDS encoding hydrolase — protein sequence MGLQRFFIHRDEAVLVLVDVQEKLASAMPVRAEVTRNCLRLLQAAGVLGIPVLVTEQYPGGLGPTVPELREAVPGYSPIEKLCFGCAEEPAFREALTRTGREKVVLTGMETHVCVWQTGLGLLRDGYGVHLVSDAVCSRTKENWRLGLALARDAGAVVSSTETVLFQLMERAGTEEFKAISKLIK from the coding sequence GTGGGGCTCCAGCGGTTCTTCATCCACCGGGACGAGGCCGTCCTCGTCCTGGTGGACGTCCAGGAGAAGCTGGCCTCGGCCATGCCGGTGCGCGCGGAGGTCACGCGCAACTGCCTCCGCCTGCTTCAGGCGGCCGGGGTACTGGGCATCCCGGTGCTGGTGACCGAGCAGTACCCCGGGGGCCTGGGCCCCACCGTGCCGGAGCTCAGGGAGGCCGTCCCCGGATACTCCCCCATAGAGAAGCTCTGCTTCGGCTGCGCCGAGGAGCCGGCCTTCAGGGAGGCCCTCACCCGGACGGGCAGGGAGAAGGTCGTCCTCACCGGCATGGAGACCCACGTCTGCGTGTGGCAGACCGGCCTCGGCCTTCTCAGGGACGGCTACGGCGTGCACCTCGTAAGCGATGCCGTCTGCTCCCGCACCAAGGAGAACTGGCGGTTGGGCCTGGCCCTGGCCCGGGACGCCGGGGCCGTGGTCTCCTCCACCGAAACGGTGCTCTTTCAGCTCATGGAGCGCGCCGGGACCGAGGAGTTCAAAGCCATCTCAAAGCTCATCAAGTAG
- the rpmE gene encoding 50S ribosomal protein L31: MKEGIHPNYKEAQVVCACGETFATRSTKEKIHVDICSNCHPFFTGRQKIVDTEGRVEKFKKKYARKKKQQES; the protein is encoded by the coding sequence GTGAAGGAAGGCATTCATCCGAATTACAAGGAAGCACAGGTGGTCTGCGCGTGCGGGGAGACCTTCGCCACGCGGTCCACGAAGGAGAAAATCCACGTCGATATATGCTCCAACTGCCACCCCTTCTTCACGGGGAGGCAGAAGATAGTGGACACCGAAGGCCGGGTCGAGAAGTTCAAGAAGAAGTACGCCCGGAAGAAGAAGCAGCAGGAAAGTTAG
- a CDS encoding DUF1385 domain-containing protein, which yields MRMKHIGGQAVIEGVMMKARRGWTVAVRDPSGGIQLKREPLKELPRHLRLPLVRGVVTLYHTLSIGIRALEYSASAAFPEEEQAGRGSIAFSIVLAVALAVVLFILVPLYAAKLLGMALPSVAESSLLFNLADGVVRVAVFLVYVVGIGFWSEMRRIFEYHGAEHKVIHAFEAGLGPSPGEAKSQSPLHPRCGTSFLMIVMVVSILVFSFIPKAWPFLGKFLARVVLIPLIAGVSYEVLKLSDRRKDNPLVRLLVLPGLMLQRLTTREPDEAQLEVAARALTEVLAMEEE from the coding sequence TTGCGGATGAAACACATCGGCGGCCAGGCGGTCATAGAAGGGGTCATGATGAAGGCCCGGCGGGGCTGGACGGTGGCCGTCAGAGACCCTTCGGGCGGAATCCAACTGAAACGGGAGCCCCTGAAGGAGCTCCCCCGCCACTTGCGGCTCCCCCTCGTAAGGGGGGTGGTCACCCTGTATCACACCCTTTCCATAGGCATACGGGCGCTGGAGTACTCGGCCAGCGCGGCCTTCCCCGAAGAGGAGCAGGCGGGGCGGGGCTCCATCGCCTTCTCCATCGTCCTGGCCGTGGCCCTGGCCGTGGTGCTTTTCATCCTGGTGCCGCTTTACGCGGCCAAGCTCCTGGGGATGGCCCTGCCCTCGGTGGCCGAAAGCTCGCTCCTGTTCAACCTCGCCGACGGCGTCGTCCGCGTGGCGGTCTTCCTCGTGTACGTCGTGGGCATCGGGTTCTGGAGTGAGATGCGGCGCATCTTCGAGTACCACGGGGCGGAGCACAAGGTCATCCATGCCTTCGAGGCGGGGCTCGGCCCGAGCCCCGGGGAGGCCAAGTCGCAGAGCCCGCTTCATCCGCGCTGCGGGACGAGCTTCCTGATGATCGTCATGGTGGTGAGCATCCTGGTTTTTTCCTTCATCCCCAAGGCCTGGCCCTTCCTCGGGAAGTTCCTGGCCCGGGTGGTGCTCATTCCCCTTATCGCGGGGGTGTCCTACGAGGTCCTGAAGCTCTCGGACCGGAGGAAGGACAACCCCCTGGTCCGGCTCCTCGTGCTGCCGGGGCTCATGCTTCAGCGCCTGACCACCCGGGAGCCGGACGAGGCCCAGCTCGAGGTGGCCGCCAGGGCCCTCACCGAGGTGCTGGCCATGGAAGAGGAATGA
- the prfA gene encoding peptide chain release factor 1: MLEKLDAIEKRYEELNLLLTDPEVIRNQRLLQTYSKEQSDLAPVVRMIEEYKKALLERQETRELLKSPDKEMRELAREELHSLEERAAALEEKLKLALIPKDPRDEKNVILEIRAGTGGEEAGLFAADLFRMYSKYAESRGWKVEVMESSPTGVGGIKEIIATITGARAYSRLKYESGVHRVQRVPQTEAQGRIHTSAATVAVLPEAEDVDVKLEEKDLRTDTFCASGPGGQGVNTTYSAVRIVHIPTGLTVQCQDGRSQIKNKEKALKVLRARLYEMEQEAKERERAEHRKAQVGTGDRSERIRTYNFPQNRVTDHRVGLTLHRLEEVLGGNLDELIDQLDLHFQAEKLKTV, from the coding sequence ATGCTTGAGAAACTTGACGCCATAGAGAAAAGATACGAGGAGCTGAACCTCCTGCTTACCGATCCGGAGGTCATCCGCAACCAGCGCCTTCTGCAGACGTACTCCAAGGAGCAGTCCGACCTGGCCCCCGTGGTGCGGATGATCGAGGAGTACAAGAAGGCCCTTCTGGAGAGGCAGGAGACCCGCGAGCTCTTGAAAAGCCCGGACAAGGAGATGCGGGAGCTGGCCCGGGAGGAGCTGCATTCCCTGGAGGAGCGCGCCGCCGCCCTGGAGGAGAAGCTCAAGCTGGCCCTCATCCCCAAGGACCCCCGGGACGAGAAGAACGTCATCCTGGAAATCCGCGCCGGCACGGGCGGCGAGGAGGCGGGGCTCTTCGCCGCCGACCTTTTCAGGATGTACTCCAAATACGCCGAATCCAGGGGGTGGAAGGTGGAGGTCATGGAATCCAGCCCCACCGGAGTCGGGGGCATAAAGGAGATCATCGCCACCATCACGGGAGCGCGGGCGTACAGCCGCCTCAAGTACGAAAGCGGCGTGCACCGGGTGCAGCGCGTCCCGCAGACCGAGGCCCAGGGGCGCATCCACACCTCCGCGGCCACCGTGGCGGTCCTGCCGGAGGCCGAGGACGTGGACGTCAAGCTGGAGGAGAAGGACCTCCGGACGGACACCTTCTGCGCCTCCGGTCCCGGCGGACAGGGGGTCAACACCACCTACTCCGCCGTCCGCATCGTGCATATCCCCACGGGGCTCACCGTGCAGTGCCAGGACGGGCGCTCCCAGATAAAGAACAAGGAGAAGGCCCTCAAGGTGCTCCGCGCACGCCTGTACGAGATGGAGCAGGAGGCCAAGGAGCGGGAACGCGCGGAACACCGGAAGGCCCAGGTGGGCACCGGGGACCGGAGCGAGCGCATCCGGACCTACAACTTCCCCCAGAACCGCGTGACCGATCACCGGGTGGGCCTCACCCTGCACAGGCTGGAGGAGGTCCTGGGCGGCAACCTGGACGAGCTTATCGACCAGCTGGACCTGCACTTCCAGGCGGAAAAGCTCAAGACCGTCTGA
- the prmC gene encoding peptide chain release factor N(5)-glutamine methyltransferase: protein MSPRPEPPTALFLLREAARTLAGAGIPEAGKEAEILLTHVLSIDRVTLYRDDPRVAPESQKRLHVLLERRGRREPLQYVMGYVDFLGLAIAVGPGVLIPRPETELLVHEFLTHAGKGRVLRVLDLCTGSGAVALALGRELPGARLYGTDISAEALRYARRSAKANGIGNVQFRRGHLFEPVGGLLFDGIVGNPPYVESGVIAALEPEVRDWEPREALDGGPDGLRFYREILGAAPLHMSPGGILALEVGLHQAPRVQNMAEGAGLRLVHTVVDCTGVKRVVLFRLPKHP from the coding sequence GTGAGTCCCCGCCCGGAGCCGCCCACCGCCCTCTTCCTTCTCAGGGAGGCCGCCCGGACCCTGGCCGGGGCCGGCATCCCGGAGGCCGGCAAGGAGGCCGAGATACTCCTCACCCACGTCCTCTCCATCGACCGCGTCACCCTCTACCGCGACGACCCGCGCGTCGCGCCGGAGAGCCAAAAGAGGCTCCACGTCCTCCTTGAGAGGCGCGGCAGGCGGGAGCCCCTTCAGTACGTCATGGGGTATGTGGACTTCCTCGGGCTCGCCATAGCGGTGGGCCCCGGCGTACTCATCCCCCGTCCGGAGACGGAGCTTCTGGTGCACGAGTTCCTCACGCACGCCGGGAAGGGCCGCGTCCTCAGGGTCCTGGACCTCTGCACCGGAAGCGGGGCGGTGGCCCTGGCCCTGGGCCGGGAGCTTCCCGGCGCCCGGCTCTACGGCACCGACATTTCCGCCGAGGCCCTGCGCTACGCGCGGCGGAGTGCCAAGGCAAACGGCATCGGAAACGTCCAGTTCCGCCGGGGTCATCTCTTCGAGCCCGTCGGCGGCCTTCTCTTCGACGGCATCGTGGGCAACCCCCCTTACGTGGAAAGCGGCGTCATCGCCGCCCTGGAGCCCGAGGTGCGGGACTGGGAGCCCCGGGAGGCCCTGGACGGGGGCCCCGACGGCCTCCGCTTCTACAGGGAAATCCTGGGCGCCGCCCCCCTTCACATGAGCCCCGGGGGGATTCTGGCCCTGGAGGTGGGCCTGCACCAGGCCCCCCGCGTGCAGAACATGGCCGAGGGGGCGGGACTCAGGCTTGTCCACACCGTGGTCGACTGCACCGGGGTCAAGCGCGTCGTGCTCTTCCGCCTGCCGAAGCATCCTTGA
- a CDS encoding mechanosensitive ion channel family protein, with protein MNIEQYVQEVGHWFLTSGLRIVLILILALVVLKAVKLLSRRLAALLSRQKEEDVEFQKRAETLSHVVQYALTVVVLVVAAMMLLKQFGVDIGPLLAAAGVVGLAVGFGAQTLVHDVISGFFILIEDQIRVGDVVQIADKGGLVEQVNLRMTILRDLAGNVHYVRNGQIAVVTNMTKEYSRYVFDVGVAYREDVDEVVEVIKEVDAGLRRDPGFKDDILEPIEILGLDQFGDSAIVIKARTKTMPIQQWRVGREFNRRLKKAFDERGIEIPFPHITLYMGEDKQGQAPPLRVALREKGGGAPPKP; from the coding sequence ATGAACATCGAGCAGTATGTGCAAGAGGTCGGTCATTGGTTCCTTACCAGCGGCCTTCGGATAGTCCTCATCCTCATCCTGGCCCTGGTGGTCCTGAAGGCCGTGAAGCTCCTGTCGCGGCGCCTGGCCGCCCTGCTGAGCAGGCAGAAGGAAGAGGACGTGGAGTTTCAGAAGCGGGCCGAAACCCTGAGCCACGTCGTCCAGTACGCCCTCACCGTGGTCGTCCTGGTCGTGGCGGCCATGATGCTTCTGAAGCAGTTCGGGGTGGACATCGGCCCCTTGCTGGCGGCCGCCGGCGTGGTAGGCCTGGCCGTGGGCTTCGGCGCCCAGACCCTGGTGCACGACGTCATCAGCGGGTTTTTCATCCTCATCGAGGACCAGATACGGGTGGGCGACGTCGTGCAGATAGCGGACAAGGGCGGCCTGGTGGAGCAGGTCAACCTCCGCATGACCATCCTCCGGGACCTGGCGGGCAACGTGCATTACGTGAGGAACGGGCAGATCGCCGTGGTGACCAACATGACCAAGGAGTACTCCCGCTACGTCTTCGACGTGGGGGTGGCGTACCGGGAGGACGTGGACGAGGTCGTCGAGGTCATCAAGGAGGTGGATGCCGGGCTTCGCCGGGACCCCGGGTTCAAGGACGACATCCTGGAGCCCATCGAGATACTGGGCCTGGACCAGTTCGGAGACAGCGCCATAGTCATCAAGGCCCGCACCAAGACCATGCCCATCCAGCAGTGGCGGGTGGGGCGCGAGTTCAACCGCCGCCTCAAGAAGGCCTTCGACGAGCGCGGCATAGAGATACCCTTCCCCCACATCACCCTGTACATGGGCGAGGACAAGCAGGGCCAGGCCCCGCCCTTGAGGGTGGCCCTCCGGGAGAAGGGGGGCGGCGCGCCCCCGAAGCCCTGA
- the atpB gene encoding F0F1 ATP synthase subunit A has product MHEEFMFMDWIVDSHVVPHFVSYGFLASIVVIIIALIVRGAMALVPRGTQNVVEVVAGAMLQLAEDSIGEHWGRPFFPLIATIFIYIMVCNFFGLIPGFVSPTANLNMTASMAVPVFLATHYYGFRVHKFSYMRHFFGPIQTLLALPLMLLMFVIEVISHLARPLTLSVRLFGNMTAKHQLLLVLAVLVPLFAPVPILVLGVLVSVVQAFVFALLTTLYLAGAVEEAH; this is encoded by the coding sequence ATGCACGAAGAGTTCATGTTTATGGACTGGATTGTGGACTCCCATGTGGTGCCCCACTTTGTCTCCTACGGCTTTCTTGCCTCCATCGTCGTCATCATCATAGCCTTGATAGTGCGGGGGGCGATGGCCCTGGTGCCGCGGGGAACCCAGAACGTGGTGGAAGTGGTGGCCGGAGCCATGCTGCAGCTCGCCGAGGACTCCATCGGGGAGCACTGGGGAAGGCCCTTCTTCCCTCTGATAGCCACCATCTTCATCTACATCATGGTCTGCAACTTCTTCGGCCTCATCCCGGGTTTCGTCTCGCCCACGGCCAACCTCAACATGACGGCCAGCATGGCGGTGCCCGTGTTCCTGGCCACGCACTACTACGGCTTCAGGGTGCACAAGTTCAGCTACATGAGACATTTCTTCGGGCCCATCCAGACCCTTTTGGCCCTGCCCCTGATGCTTCTGATGTTCGTCATCGAGGTCATCTCTCATCTGGCCCGTCCGCTCACCCTTTCGGTGCGGCTCTTCGGCAACATGACGGCCAAGCACCAGCTCCTTCTGGTCCTGGCCGTGCTGGTTCCCCTGTTCGCGCCCGTGCCCATCCTGGTCCTGGGCGTGCTGGTCAGCGTTGTACAGGCTTTCGTGTTTGCTCTTCTGACGACGCTCTATCTTGCGGGCGCCGTGGAGGAAGCACATTAA
- the atpE gene encoding ATP synthase F0 subunit C → MKKTVAVLLLTFIAVLGFSALAFAAEEGGMPIAKLSYYATAVLGCGLAIGLAALGTGIGMGTGLSRACEGTARNPGVSGKIMTTLIVGLAMIESLCIYALVVVLIVLYANPFGV, encoded by the coding sequence ATGAAAAAGACCGTCGCCGTACTGCTGCTTACGTTCATCGCGGTGCTGGGCTTCTCCGCCCTGGCCTTCGCGGCCGAAGAGGGGGGGATGCCCATCGCCAAGCTGAGCTATTACGCCACCGCCGTGCTGGGCTGCGGACTGGCCATCGGGCTGGCCGCCCTGGGGACCGGCATCGGCATGGGCACTGGCCTGAGCCGGGCCTGCGAGGGCACGGCCAGGAACCCGGGCGTCTCGGGCAAAATCATGACCACCCTCATCGTGGGTCTGGCCATGATCGAGTCCCTGTGTATTTATGCCCTGGTCGTGGTCCTCATCGTCCTTTACGCCAACCCCTTCGGGGTCTGA
- a CDS encoding YkgJ family cysteine cluster protein gives MFNMRAVQPTRLDPETRFKFRCYPGIGCFTRCCSNIDIMLTPYDVLRMTRRLGISSEEFLDTYTTMRIDEKSSHPYAYLKLKDDDDRLCPFVTPEGCTIYTDRPASCRYYPVGQATMKKRDDAGGLVHEEFYFFVKEKHCQGFREPTEWTVQSWREDQEAEHYDAMNREWKDLLMRRNLPGGKGLDPRKQTQFFMASYDLDRFRRYVFESRFLKVFEVSPEEAEKMRTDDVALMKFAFRYLKYLLMMEKTLSLREGAVSSAEKQEEKKGPGAP, from the coding sequence ATGTTTAACATGCGCGCCGTTCAGCCCACCCGCCTGGACCCGGAGACCAGGTTCAAGTTCCGGTGCTATCCCGGCATCGGCTGTTTTACCAGGTGCTGCAGCAACATAGACATCATGCTGACCCCTTACGACGTCCTGCGGATGACCCGGCGGCTGGGCATCTCGAGCGAGGAGTTCCTGGACACCTATACCACCATGCGCATAGACGAGAAATCCTCCCACCCCTACGCGTACCTGAAGCTCAAGGACGACGACGACAGGCTCTGCCCCTTCGTCACGCCCGAGGGCTGCACCATCTACACCGACCGCCCGGCGAGCTGCCGCTACTATCCGGTGGGACAGGCCACCATGAAGAAGCGCGACGACGCCGGCGGCCTGGTGCACGAGGAGTTTTATTTCTTCGTGAAGGAGAAGCACTGCCAGGGCTTCCGTGAGCCGACGGAGTGGACCGTCCAGAGCTGGAGGGAGGACCAGGAGGCCGAGCACTACGACGCCATGAACAGGGAGTGGAAGGACCTCCTCATGCGGAGGAACCTCCCCGGAGGGAAGGGCCTGGACCCCCGGAAGCAGACCCAGTTCTTCATGGCCAGCTACGACCTGGACAGGTTCAGGCGCTACGTCTTCGAGAGCAGGTTCCTCAAGGTCTTCGAGGTCTCCCCGGAAGAGGCCGAAAAGATGCGGACGGACGACGTGGCCTTGATGAAATTCGCCTTCAGGTACCTGAAATACCTGCTGATGATGGAAAAGACCCTCAGCCTGCGCGAGGGTGCAGTTTCTTCTGCGGAGAAGCAGGAGGAGAAGAAAGGCCCAGGCGCTCCGTAA
- a CDS encoding selenium metabolism-associated LysR family transcriptional regulator, producing MDVHCLRVFVSVFKNRSFTRASLELNLTQPTVSEHVRRLEEELETRLFDRMGRQVVPTAEAELLYERALEIIEKVRDIRAELGRFRGEVAGTLSVGASTIPGGYILPALMAGFGRKHPGVFFRVLIEDSRKITEMVLRGELLIGVVGARMSRTSIEYRAFLEDELVLAAAPGLLPKKEITPAELPGVPLLLREEGSGTRKSTEEHLAAKGLALKDLTVSAVLGSTNAVTQAVRAGLGASVLSRLAIEDDLREGKVERIRIKGLRMPRSFFVITHRSRSLPAQYRAFLAYLLSHGKPRPPRGRP from the coding sequence GTGGATGTACACTGTCTCAGGGTGTTCGTCTCGGTCTTCAAGAACCGGAGCTTCACCAGGGCGTCCCTGGAGCTCAACCTCACCCAGCCCACCGTGAGCGAGCACGTCAGGCGCCTGGAAGAGGAGCTCGAGACCCGGCTCTTCGACCGGATGGGAAGACAGGTCGTCCCCACGGCGGAAGCGGAGCTCCTTTATGAGAGGGCCCTGGAGATAATCGAGAAGGTCCGTGACATAAGAGCCGAACTGGGCCGTTTCCGGGGCGAGGTAGCCGGGACCCTCTCGGTGGGGGCCAGCACCATCCCGGGGGGCTACATCCTCCCCGCCCTGATGGCCGGCTTCGGGAGGAAGCATCCGGGGGTCTTTTTCCGGGTGCTCATCGAGGACTCCCGGAAGATAACGGAGATGGTCCTCCGGGGCGAGCTTCTCATCGGCGTGGTGGGGGCCAGGATGAGCAGGACGAGCATCGAGTACAGGGCCTTCCTGGAGGACGAGCTTGTCCTGGCGGCCGCCCCCGGGCTTCTCCCGAAGAAGGAAATTACCCCGGCGGAGCTTCCCGGCGTCCCCCTTCTTCTGAGGGAGGAGGGCTCCGGGACCCGCAAGAGCACGGAGGAGCATCTGGCGGCCAAGGGCCTCGCCCTCAAGGACCTCACGGTCTCGGCGGTGCTGGGCTCGACCAACGCCGTCACCCAGGCGGTGCGGGCGGGCCTCGGTGCCTCGGTGCTCTCCCGCTTGGCCATAGAGGACGACCTCAGGGAGGGGAAGGTAGAGCGCATCCGGATAAAGGGGCTCAGGATGCCCCGGAGCTTCTTCGTCATCACCCACAGGAGCCGCTCCCTCCCGGCCCAGTACCGGGCCTTCCTGGCTTATTTGCTTTCCCACGGCAAGCCGCGGCCGCCCCGGGGCCGGCCGTGA
- a CDS encoding LarC family nickel insertion protein — MRKPPPRTAWFDCFSGISGDMCLGALVSAGVPLARVREGLGKLPLKGYALGQRKVRRGGLVATKVDVVVTDKGRRRWKDVEGIIAGARLPSALKKKGLDIFAALFEAEGRVHGMPWDAVHLHELGAVDCIVDVMGTLIGLEALGARDVRFSPLNVGGGETPTAHGTMPVPAPVTAELTRGLPVYGTEGPELTTPTGAVLARELASGFGPLPPFEEGALDVTITQAIMKKGRPGILFTVLSRPQSVPVLTEVLFRETTTLGVRRYRAERAVLARSVRKVKTPLGTVRVKEARWGGRLLRGVPEHEDMRRAARRHNVSLAEVREAVEKANGKG; from the coding sequence ATGAGAAAGCCACCCCCCAGGACGGCCTGGTTTGACTGCTTCTCCGGCATCAGCGGCGACATGTGCCTGGGCGCGCTGGTGAGCGCCGGAGTTCCCCTTGCCAGGGTCCGCGAAGGGCTCGGGAAGCTCCCCCTCAAGGGGTATGCCCTGGGGCAGCGGAAGGTCCGCCGCGGCGGCCTCGTGGCCACCAAGGTGGACGTGGTCGTCACCGACAAGGGCCGGAGGCGGTGGAAGGACGTGGAGGGTATCATCGCCGGCGCACGGCTTCCGTCCGCCCTGAAAAAGAAAGGCCTCGACATCTTCGCCGCACTTTTCGAGGCGGAGGGCAGGGTCCACGGGATGCCGTGGGACGCCGTGCACCTGCATGAGCTGGGGGCGGTGGACTGCATCGTGGACGTCATGGGCACCCTCATCGGCCTTGAGGCGCTGGGGGCGCGTGACGTCCGGTTCTCGCCCCTCAACGTGGGCGGCGGCGAAACCCCAACGGCCCACGGCACCATGCCGGTGCCCGCCCCCGTGACGGCGGAGCTGACCCGGGGGCTTCCCGTCTACGGCACGGAGGGCCCCGAGCTTACAACCCCCACCGGCGCGGTCCTGGCCCGGGAGCTGGCCTCGGGCTTCGGGCCGCTTCCGCCCTTCGAGGAGGGGGCGCTCGACGTGACCATCACCCAGGCCATCATGAAAAAGGGGAGGCCCGGAATCCTCTTCACGGTCCTCTCCAGGCCCCAGAGCGTGCCGGTGCTCACGGAGGTCCTTTTCCGGGAGACCACGACCCTGGGCGTCAGGCGCTACAGGGCGGAGCGGGCGGTTCTCGCGCGGTCGGTGCGGAAGGTGAAAACACCCCTGGGGACGGTCCGGGTCAAGGAGGCTAGGTGGGGCGGGCGGCTCCTCAGGGGCGTGCCCGAGCACGAGGACATGAGGCGGGCCGCCCGGCGGCACAACGTCTCCCTGGCCGAGGTGCGGGAGGCCGTCGAGAAAGCAAACGGGAAGGGATAG